Proteins from one Acidihalobacter prosperus genomic window:
- the pth gene encoding aminoacyl-tRNA hydrolase, translated as MSDPLSLIVGLGNPGPQYDRTRHNAGFWFLDELARRHGATLRAETRFSGEVGRARIEGREVWLLKPTTFMNRSGQSLAQLTAFYKIPPAEVLVAHDEIDLPPGDVRFKFGGGHGGHNGLRDIFGHSGRDFWRARIGVGHPGHRDQVIDYVLGRPGRDEQQRIDEAIAAAADALPELIAGAGERAMKTLHTR; from the coding sequence GTGTCGGACCCACTGAGCCTGATCGTGGGCCTGGGCAATCCGGGGCCGCAGTACGACAGAACCCGGCACAATGCCGGGTTCTGGTTCCTTGACGAGCTGGCTCGTCGTCATGGCGCCACGCTGCGTGCCGAAACCCGCTTCTCGGGCGAGGTCGGGCGGGCGCGTATCGAAGGCCGCGAAGTCTGGCTGCTCAAGCCGACCACCTTCATGAACCGCAGCGGGCAATCGCTTGCCCAGTTGACGGCGTTCTACAAGATTCCGCCAGCCGAGGTGCTGGTCGCGCACGACGAGATCGATCTGCCCCCGGGAGATGTGCGCTTCAAATTCGGCGGCGGGCATGGCGGTCACAATGGCCTGCGTGACATATTCGGTCACTCGGGCCGCGATTTCTGGCGCGCGCGCATCGGCGTGGGTCATCCCGGTCATCGCGACCAGGTGATCGACTACGTGCTCGGGCGGCCGGGCCGCGACGAACAGCAGCGGATCGACGAAGCGATCGCGGCCGCGGCAGACGCATTGCCCGAACTCATTGCCGGTGCCGGCGAGCGCGCGATGAAGACGTTGCACACCCGCTGA
- a CDS encoding bifunctional diguanylate cyclase/phosphodiesterase, with the protein MGNIPYNDAMHRRMLQTLLAPVDRHWLRTFALFFLPVALACALVLGAFHLQDRHAEERRAALGEQASIALALSRIHRDFESAVGDLLILSQRADLQALAAHPAPGLRLLIDREFETFARQKRLYGQICLLDRDGHELSRVIYHAGATRIAPPDELLDKGASATFQRIAHLGAGSIFVSDLMNPSTHGGPAPGPPVIRLITPVTDASGRVLGHLALDYLGDRLIEQVRDELTGVGREVYLFTRTGEWLHRSTPGTRPPISSRILNTLAWTRATPGTISQRFEPPGLLSHTTIHPLNEVASQMGADSGAVIGPLIDGAEGPVWQLVSFVGARTLTEASHQRGMSFLYAYLWLMAIWFVVSAYLTGIRRASRRAHAIAERLSSVVEQTSDVVYITDANGHIQYVNPSFERVTGYTHEEALGQNPRLLRSGRHDERFYRRLWRTLRSGESFHDIVINRTRAGSLYYEQKTISPLRDGRGRISHFVSTGKDITAQMRAQQRLQRLAFYNPLTGLPNRHLFRDRLQRLITQGSRAHSHVGLMFIDLDHFKHINDSLGHDAGDTLLKQVADRLRLGVRESDTIAHLGGDEFTVILGDLGDTAAAAAAAVAEKILDALHKPFRIKRQEVFVGASIGIALYPEDATELDDLIKHADTAMYHAKHQGRNRYAFYSGEMTAKVTRRLNLEIALRHALQRNEFVNHYQPIFDLRSERMIGVEVLLRWQPPGKALQAPTALVPVLEETGLIRQVTRQLFMEAAQTLLGLGERAAPLYASLNLSAREFLSGDIVAAFREVLASSGLPGHRLVVEITESLLMERTPGVAKALQGLRDLGIRIAVDDFGTGYSSLGYLRELPIDILKIDRAFLEGVPDNHGDKALVTAIIAMAHSLGMRVVAEGVESIEQEAFLRKLDCDAVQGYRYGKPVPAGALDTLLPPPGRPDPDPGTRTRRGSASFHVVPRG; encoded by the coding sequence ATGGGCAACATACCTTATAACGACGCCATGCACCGTCGCATGCTGCAGACGCTGCTCGCGCCGGTGGACAGACATTGGCTGCGCACCTTCGCGCTGTTCTTTCTGCCGGTGGCGCTTGCCTGCGCGCTCGTGCTTGGCGCATTCCACCTGCAGGACCGCCATGCGGAAGAGCGCAGGGCCGCGCTGGGCGAACAGGCATCCATCGCGCTCGCGCTCTCGCGCATCCACCGCGACTTCGAATCGGCTGTGGGCGATCTGCTCATTCTCAGCCAGCGGGCCGACCTGCAGGCGCTGGCCGCTCATCCCGCCCCCGGACTGCGCCTGCTGATCGACCGCGAATTCGAGACCTTCGCCCGCCAGAAACGCCTCTACGGCCAGATATGCCTGCTCGATCGCGACGGCCACGAACTGAGCCGCGTCATCTATCATGCCGGCGCCACCCGCATCGCCCCGCCGGACGAATTGCTCGACAAGGGCGCCAGCGCAACCTTTCAGCGCATCGCACACCTCGGCGCCGGCAGCATCTTCGTATCGGATCTGATGAATCCGAGCACGCACGGAGGTCCCGCCCCCGGCCCCCCGGTCATCCGCCTGATCACGCCGGTCACGGATGCTTCGGGGCGGGTGCTGGGGCATCTCGCGCTGGATTACCTCGGCGACCGGCTGATCGAACAGGTGCGCGACGAACTGACGGGCGTGGGACGCGAAGTCTATCTGTTCACGCGCACCGGCGAATGGCTGCATCGGTCAACGCCCGGCACCCGCCCGCCGATTTCGTCGCGCATTCTCAACACGCTCGCCTGGACACGCGCCACGCCGGGCACGATCAGCCAGCGTTTCGAGCCGCCGGGACTGCTGAGCCATACCACGATCCATCCCCTGAACGAGGTTGCGAGCCAGATGGGCGCAGACAGCGGCGCCGTGATCGGCCCGCTCATCGACGGCGCCGAGGGGCCTGTCTGGCAACTGGTCTCCTTCGTCGGCGCGCGTACGCTGACCGAAGCCAGCCATCAGCGCGGCATGAGCTTCCTGTACGCCTATCTCTGGCTGATGGCGATCTGGTTCGTCGTCAGCGCCTATCTGACCGGCATCCGGCGGGCCAGCCGACGCGCGCATGCGATAGCCGAACGGCTGTCCAGCGTGGTCGAACAAACCAGCGACGTGGTCTACATCACCGACGCCAACGGCCACATCCAGTACGTCAATCCGAGTTTCGAACGGGTGACCGGCTACACGCACGAGGAAGCCCTCGGCCAGAATCCGCGGCTGCTGCGCTCAGGACGTCACGACGAACGCTTCTACCGGCGCCTCTGGCGCACCCTGCGCAGCGGCGAATCCTTCCATGACATCGTCATCAACCGCACGCGTGCCGGCTCGCTGTATTACGAGCAGAAAACCATCAGTCCGCTGCGCGACGGCCGCGGACGCATCAGCCATTTCGTCTCGACCGGCAAGGACATCACCGCGCAGATGCGCGCCCAGCAGCGCCTGCAGCGACTGGCCTTCTACAACCCGCTGACCGGACTGCCCAACCGCCATCTGTTCCGCGACCGTCTGCAGCGCCTGATCACGCAAGGCTCCCGCGCGCACAGTCACGTCGGACTCATGTTCATCGACCTCGACCATTTCAAGCACATCAACGACAGCCTGGGGCACGACGCCGGCGACACCCTGCTCAAGCAGGTGGCGGACCGCCTGCGCCTTGGCGTTCGCGAAAGCGATACCATCGCGCACCTCGGCGGCGATGAATTCACCGTGATCCTGGGCGACCTGGGCGACACTGCGGCCGCGGCCGCAGCCGCGGTGGCCGAGAAGATACTCGACGCCCTGCACAAGCCCTTCCGCATCAAACGCCAGGAGGTCTTCGTAGGCGCCTCGATCGGTATCGCACTCTACCCCGAAGACGCGACCGAACTCGACGATCTGATCAAACATGCCGACACGGCGATGTACCATGCCAAGCACCAGGGGCGAAACCGCTACGCCTTCTATTCCGGCGAGATGACCGCCAAGGTCACCCGCCGGCTGAATCTGGAAATCGCCCTGCGCCACGCCCTGCAACGCAACGAGTTCGTCAACCATTACCAGCCGATTTTCGACCTGCGCAGCGAACGGATGATCGGTGTCGAAGTGCTGCTGCGCTGGCAGCCGCCCGGCAAGGCGCTGCAGGCGCCGACGGCGCTGGTGCCGGTGCTAGAGGAAACCGGTCTGATCCGGCAGGTCACGCGGCAATTGTTCATGGAAGCGGCGCAGACGCTGCTGGGGCTGGGGGAAAGGGCTGCGCCGCTGTACGCGAGCCTCAATCTGTCCGCCCGCGAGTTTCTCAGCGGCGACATCGTCGCCGCGTTCCGGGAGGTGCTGGCCAGCAGCGGCCTGCCCGGCCACAGGCTGGTCGTGGAGATCACGGAATCGCTGCTGATGGAACGCACGCCCGGCGTGGCCAAGGCTCTGCAGGGGCTGCGCGACCTCGGCATCCGCATCGCGGTGGACGACTTCGGCACCGGCTACTCATCCCTCGGCTATCTGCGCGAGCTGCCGATCGACATACTCAAGATCGACCGCGCCTTCCTCGAAGGCGTGCCGGACAACCACGGCGACAAGGCGCTGGTCACCGCCATTATCGCCATGGCGCACAGCCTCGGGATGCGCGTGGTGGCCGAGGGTGTCGAGAGCATCGAGCAGGAAGCCTTTCTGCGCAAACTGGATTGCGATGCGGTGCAAGGCTACCGCTACGGCAAGCCGGTACCGGCGGGTGCGCTCGACACGCTGCTACCGCCGCCCGGACGACCCGACCCCGATCCTGGCACAAGGACCCGACGCGGCAGCGCGAGCTTTCACGTGGTGCCGCGCGGTTGA
- the greB gene encoding transcription elongation factor GreB has protein sequence MGRWRPPPPRSSPYITPEGYAALAAELEALWPRRADVTRHLAAAAAEGDRSENAEYIYRKKELREVDRRIRYLQKRLPSLKVVQRPRAAEKVYFGAWVRLETEAGEEVEYRIVGADELGGAGLISVDSPMARALLGKAVDDEVCVRTPQGEAFYWVCGLRYASAEGEA, from the coding sequence ATGGGCCGCTGGCGACCCCCACCACCGAGATCATCGCCTTACATCACGCCGGAAGGCTATGCCGCGCTCGCGGCCGAACTGGAAGCGCTGTGGCCGCGCCGCGCCGACGTGACCCGCCATCTGGCCGCCGCGGCGGCCGAGGGCGACCGTTCCGAAAACGCCGAGTACATCTATCGCAAAAAGGAGTTGCGCGAGGTCGATCGCCGCATCCGTTACCTGCAGAAACGCCTGCCATCGCTCAAGGTCGTGCAGCGCCCCCGGGCCGCGGAAAAGGTCTATTTCGGTGCCTGGGTCCGGCTGGAAACCGAGGCCGGTGAGGAGGTCGAGTACCGCATCGTCGGCGCCGACGAACTCGGCGGTGCGGGCCTCATCAGCGTCGATTCGCCGATGGCCCGCGCCCTGCTCGGCAAGGCCGTGGACGACGAGGTCTGCGTGCGCACGCCGCAGGGCGAAGCGTTTTACTGGGTATGCGGCCTGCGTTATGCATCGGCGGAAGGCGAGGCCTAG
- the ychF gene encoding redox-regulated ATPase YchF, whose amino-acid sequence MGFKCGIVGLPNVGKSTLFNALTKAGIQAENYPFCTIDPNVGVVAVPDPRLAELAAIVSPERVVPTTMEFVDIAGLVAGASQGEGLGNQFLAHIRETDAVAHVVRCFENDDVIHVAGKVDPLEDIEVITTXLVLADMDTVTRAVQRVARNAKSGNKAATTQLQVFERLQAHLNQGLPARTLPLEADEIEALEELHLITLKPTLYIANVSEDGFENNPMLDRVRELAATEGAEVVAVCAAIEAEIAQLDEADKAEFLSEMGLQEPGLDRVIRAGYRLLGLQTYFTAGVKEVRAWTIIAGSTAPQAAGRIHTDFEKGFIRAEVVAYADFVACGGEQGAKDAGKWRLEGKDYVMQEGDVVHFRFNV is encoded by the coding sequence ATGGGTTTCAAGTGCGGCATCGTAGGGCTTCCGAACGTCGGCAAGTCGACCCTGTTCAATGCGTTGACCAAGGCCGGCATCCAGGCCGAAAACTATCCCTTCTGCACCATCGATCCCAATGTCGGCGTGGTGGCGGTGCCGGATCCCCGGCTGGCCGAGCTGGCCGCCATCGTATCGCCCGAGCGGGTCGTGCCGACCACGATGGAGTTCGTGGATATCGCCGGCCTGGTCGCCGGCGCATCCCAGGGAGAAGGGCTGGGCAACCAGTTTCTCGCCCATATCCGCGAGACCGATGCGGTCGCGCATGTGGTGCGCTGTTTCGAGAACGACGACGTCATCCACGTTGCCGGCAAGGTCGACCCGCTGGAGGACATCGAGGTCATTACCACCRAGCTGGTGCTGGCGGACATGGACACGGTGACCCGCGCGGTGCAGCGCGTGGCGCGCAACGCCAAGTCGGGCAACAAGGCGGCCACCACGCAACTGCAGGTATTCGAGCGCCTGCAGGCCCACCTCAATCAGGGCTTGCCGGCGCGCACATTGCCGCTGGAGGCCGATGAAATCGAGGCGCTGGAAGAGCTGCACCTCATCACGCTCAAGCCGACGCTGTATATCGCCAACGTCTCCGAGGACGGCTTCGAAAACAATCCGATGCTCGACCGTGTGCGCGAGCTGGCGGCGACCGAAGGCGCCGAGGTGGTCGCCGTGTGTGCGGCCATCGAGGCCGAAATCGCCCAGCTGGACGAGGCCGACAAGGCCGAGTTTCTGTCCGAAATGGGGCTGCAGGAGCCTGGTCTGGATCGCGTGATCCGTGCCGGTTACCGCTTGCTTGGCCTGCAGACGTATTTCACTGCGGGGGTCAAGGAAGTCCGCGCCTGGACCATCATTGCGGGTTCCACCGCCCCGCAGGCCGCGGGGCGCATCCACACAGACTTCGAAAAAGGCTTCATTCGCGCCGAGGTCGTCGCCTATGCTGATTTCGTAGCCTGTGGTGGCGAACAAGGCGCCAAGGATGCCGGCAAATGGCGGCTGGAAGGCAAGGATTACGTCATGCAGGAAGGCGACGTCGTCCACTTCCGCTTCAACGTCTGA
- a CDS encoding 50S ribosomal protein L25/general stress protein Ctc: MTDSFELIAERRDDQGKGASRRLRRTGRVPGIIYGGDKEPAAISLEARVLNKQLENDAFYSHVLTVKLDGSEEKAILRALQRHPAQPMVLHFDLLRVNEDTPVRVHVPLHYVNEATAPGVKAGGMVNHHMVEVEISCLPRDLPEFIEVDLGALELNAAIHLTELKLPAGVSLVELSHGEGHDQAVVAIHPQRVSAADAAEDAAAEGDEGGEA, translated from the coding sequence ATGACTGACAGTTTCGAACTCATCGCCGAACGGCGCGACGACCAGGGGAAAGGTGCGAGCCGCCGCCTGCGTCGGACCGGCCGTGTACCGGGGATCATCTACGGCGGGGACAAGGAACCCGCCGCCATCAGCCTTGAGGCGCGGGTGCTCAACAAGCAGCTGGAGAACGACGCCTTCTATTCGCACGTCCTGACGGTGAAGCTCGACGGCAGCGAGGAAAAGGCCATTCTGCGTGCCCTGCAGCGCCACCCGGCGCAGCCGATGGTGCTGCATTTCGACCTGCTGCGCGTGAACGAGGATACCCCGGTGCGCGTGCATGTGCCGCTGCACTACGTCAACGAGGCCACCGCGCCGGGCGTCAAGGCCGGCGGCATGGTCAACCACCACATGGTGGAAGTCGAGATCAGCTGCCTGCCGCGTGATTTGCCCGAATTCATCGAGGTCGATCTCGGTGCTCTGGAGCTCAATGCCGCCATCCATCTCACCGAACTCAAGCTGCCGGCCGGCGTCAGCCTGGTCGAACTGAGCCACGGCGAAGGTCATGACCAGGCGGTCGTGGCGATTCACCCGCAGCGCGTCAGCGCCGCCGACGCCGCCGAGGATGCGGCCGCCGAGGGTGACGAGGGCGGCGAAGCCTGA
- a CDS encoding methyl-accepting chemotaxis protein, producing MSKTVAPLGERFLRRLPTGLQLALIACLLLFPIGDLLIAEDFAIPPDTAAMSGVLALLALGLYLTTCWIRGRLQTQRQLAQALAAVAEGRFDTRLPTRGIDDRRALLIAFNDMARSVQRLNARTAAALEEVTHAVGELQSSANRVDEGTARQRDAATSTAAAMEEMSTSLGEVAEQTRDAEQRASDASDLAHRGGQTLTETTTGIAALAQSIHGTAQAMNALRERSNEISEVSKLIRSIAEQTNLLALNAAIEAARAGEEGRGFAVVADEVRNLALRSRSSADTITQIIGGIQDDVRHAVGQMDEAQHAADANVSHIGSVVESLNDIHQRVRAALDGVHQIAVNTRQQTEVSTEIARHVEHISGSAWTNSEAAHETAQVAAYLDQLAQGLHDALAGPREPRAA from the coding sequence ATGTCCAAAACCGTCGCCCCTCTGGGCGAGCGCTTTCTGAGAAGGCTACCAACCGGCCTGCAGCTCGCGCTCATCGCCTGCCTCCTGCTGTTTCCGATCGGTGATTTGCTGATCGCCGAGGACTTCGCAATCCCCCCCGATACCGCCGCGATGAGCGGCGTGCTCGCGCTGCTTGCCCTCGGTCTGTATCTGACGACCTGCTGGATACGCGGCCGGCTGCAGACCCAGCGTCAGCTCGCGCAGGCGCTGGCCGCCGTGGCGGAAGGTCGTTTCGATACCCGGCTGCCGACCCGCGGCATCGACGACCGGCGGGCGCTCTTGATCGCCTTCAACGACATGGCGCGCAGCGTGCAGCGGCTCAACGCCCGCACCGCCGCCGCGCTGGAGGAGGTCACTCACGCCGTGGGCGAACTGCAATCGAGTGCAAACCGGGTGGACGAAGGCACCGCGCGCCAGCGCGACGCCGCCACCTCGACCGCCGCCGCGATGGAAGAGATGAGCACCAGTCTCGGCGAGGTGGCGGAACAGACCCGTGATGCCGAACAGCGCGCCTCGGACGCCAGCGATCTCGCCCATCGTGGCGGCCAGACCCTGACCGAGACCACCACGGGCATCGCGGCGCTGGCCCAAAGCATTCACGGCACGGCGCAGGCGATGAATGCGCTGCGCGAACGCTCGAACGAGATTTCCGAGGTCTCGAAGCTGATTCGCAGCATCGCGGAACAGACCAACCTGCTGGCGCTCAACGCCGCCATCGAGGCCGCGCGCGCCGGCGAGGAAGGCCGCGGCTTCGCGGTCGTCGCCGACGAGGTGCGCAACCTGGCGCTGCGCTCGCGCAGCTCGGCGGACACCATCACCCAGATCATCGGCGGCATCCAGGACGACGTCCGCCACGCGGTCGGGCAGATGGACGAGGCCCAGCACGCCGCGGACGCCAATGTCAGCCATATCGGCAGCGTGGTCGAATCGCTCAACGACATTCACCAGCGCGTGCGCGCCGCCCTCGACGGCGTGCATCAGATCGCCGTGAACACCCGCCAGCAGACCGAGGTCAGCACGGAAATCGCGCGTCACGTCGAGCACATCTCCGGCAGCGCATGGACCAACAGCGAAGCCGCCCACGAAACCGCCCAGGTCGCGGCCTACCTGGACCAGCTCGCACAGGGACTGCACGATGCCCTGGCGGGACCGCGCGAGCCACGCGCGGCCTGA
- a CDS encoding LysR substrate-binding domain-containing protein, with product MRINPEQLITFAHVVREGGIGAAARARHLTQPAVSNQLRQLQSIIGEPLYRRQGRGIALTSTGQQLYRHAQALADALQEAESFAASLASVDSGRVRIAASQTLGAYILPAALAEFREHAPRIEIILESHNSQSVLDHLEACDIGLIEGPVGHGASTAHFTAQPLGSDTIVAVVPSGHRLASRRTLALGDVADEPIILREAGSGTRELVEAAFEQAGITPRVSMTLAGVAAVIEAARQGLGIGFLSALALRHEGGHVVGIPLRPGLRRRLTLLTANRPSRAAERFIDFLKDFLARTPAAPTMQQPGADAGPSDGFEPASHDPS from the coding sequence ATGCGCATCAATCCCGAGCAACTCATCACTTTCGCCCATGTGGTGCGCGAGGGCGGTATCGGAGCGGCCGCGCGGGCGCGCCACCTCACCCAGCCCGCGGTCTCCAACCAATTGCGGCAGCTGCAGTCGATCATCGGCGAACCGCTATACCGGCGGCAGGGGCGAGGCATCGCGCTCACCAGCACGGGGCAGCAGCTCTACCGGCACGCGCAGGCGCTGGCCGACGCACTGCAGGAAGCCGAGTCCTTCGCCGCCTCGCTGGCTTCGGTGGACTCGGGACGCGTGCGCATCGCCGCGAGCCAGACCCTCGGCGCCTACATCCTGCCCGCCGCGCTCGCCGAGTTCCGCGAGCATGCACCGCGGATCGAGATCATCCTGGAAAGCCACAACAGCCAGTCGGTTCTCGATCACCTGGAGGCCTGCGACATCGGCCTGATCGAAGGCCCCGTCGGTCACGGCGCTTCCACCGCGCACTTCACCGCACAACCGCTCGGCAGCGACACCATCGTCGCCGTGGTGCCCAGCGGGCACCGGCTCGCCAGTCGCCGCACGCTCGCCCTAGGCGACGTGGCCGACGAGCCGATCATCCTGCGCGAGGCCGGATCGGGCACACGCGAACTGGTCGAGGCCGCCTTCGAGCAGGCCGGCATCACGCCACGCGTCAGCATGACGCTTGCCGGCGTCGCTGCGGTGATCGAGGCGGCGCGGCAAGGCCTCGGCATCGGTTTCCTGTCCGCGCTCGCCCTGCGTCACGAGGGCGGGCATGTGGTCGGCATCCCGCTGCGACCGGGCCTTCGCCGCAGGCTGACCCTGCTGACCGCCAACCGTCCGTCGCGCGCCGCCGAGCGCTTCATCGATTTCCTCAAGGACTTTCTCGCGCGCACGCCCGCCGCGCCCACCATGCAGCAGCCGGGCGCGGACGCCGGCCCGAGTGACGGCTTCGAACCTGCCAGCCACGACCCGTCATGA
- a CDS encoding TDT family transporter, with product MQSGKSFKEIVRHFTPNWFTMNMGTGILFLSLHESFPAAMPGQAWLTRGLWWFDMGLYVLFSGLLIARFAWFPDSLGRLLRHPVQSMFLGAIPMGLVPILDGWLLFGPQLIGPHAVVLAEALWWLDALLAALFGWLVPYFMFTRQAHLLERMTAVWLLPIVSAEVTAAAGGMLAPHLAPAAAEVVVVTSYVLWALSMPLALTIVVILFLRLVLHKLPHRDMAVSSWLVLGPMGTGALGLLLLGTAAPAAFAGSSLAALGPLARGVGLIGGLMLWGYGLWWWVMAWLLTLRYLREGLPFNMGWWGFTFPLGVYAASTLQLAHETGLTAFGIFGALLVIQLAGFWAVVTVRTFHGMWHGYLFNAPCLSGENALLGPGHKT from the coding sequence ATGCAGTCGGGAAAATCATTCAAGGAGATCGTCCGTCATTTCACGCCCAACTGGTTCACCATGAACATGGGCACGGGCATTCTGTTTCTGAGCCTGCACGAGAGCTTTCCCGCGGCGATGCCGGGACAGGCCTGGCTGACGCGTGGGCTGTGGTGGTTCGACATGGGCCTTTACGTGTTGTTTTCGGGGCTTTTGATCGCCCGCTTCGCCTGGTTTCCGGACAGCCTTGGGCGTTTGTTGCGTCATCCCGTGCAATCCATGTTCCTGGGTGCCATTCCGATGGGGCTGGTGCCCATACTGGATGGCTGGCTGCTGTTCGGACCCCAGTTGATCGGGCCCCATGCGGTCGTCCTGGCGGAGGCTTTGTGGTGGCTGGATGCCCTGCTGGCGGCTCTTTTCGGCTGGTTGGTGCCTTACTTCATGTTCACGCGGCAGGCGCACCTGCTCGAGCGCATGACGGCGGTGTGGCTGCTGCCCATTGTATCGGCCGAGGTGACGGCGGCCGCCGGCGGCATGCTGGCGCCGCATCTGGCACCCGCCGCCGCGGAAGTGGTGGTGGTGACGAGTTATGTGTTGTGGGCGCTGTCGATGCCGCTGGCGCTGACCATCGTGGTCATCCTGTTCCTGCGGCTGGTGCTGCACAAGCTGCCGCATCGCGACATGGCCGTATCGAGCTGGCTGGTGCTCGGGCCGATGGGCACCGGTGCGCTCGGGCTGTTGCTCCTCGGTACGGCGGCGCCGGCGGCCTTTGCCGGTTCCTCGCTGGCCGCGCTCGGGCCGCTGGCCCGGGGGGTCGGGCTGATCGGCGGCCTGATGCTGTGGGGCTACGGCCTGTGGTGGTGGGTGATGGCCTGGCTGCTGACCTTGCGCTATCTGCGCGAAGGCCTGCCGTTCAACATGGGGTGGTGGGGTTTCACCTTCCCGCTCGGCGTGTACGCGGCATCGACGCTGCAGCTGGCGCACGAAACCGGCTTGACCGCGTTCGGCATCTTCGGCGCGCTGCTGGTGATTCAGCTCGCGGGTTTCTGGGCCGTGGTGACCGTGCGGACCTTCCATGGCATGTGGCATGGGTATCTGTTCAACGCGCCGTGCCTGTCGGGCGAGAACGCACTGCTCGGGCCCGGACACAAGACCTAG
- a CDS encoding nitrate- and nitrite sensing domain-containing protein, whose product MNAFHALLIPGLAIASAGLALGVLRARRAESPARRSRRGIALNMTLRSLLHDLQMHRGMASILLNGDNAFGARLQAKQADIQRALTTLADGKSCSDLLAPVRIEALTTSWSTLRGRVLKLSPAQSFAAHSTLIQEVLHLISDVAERSQLDAGSPVSASLSDMLWRRLPEAAEGIGKARAIGSGIAAAGQANGVERIRLRFLVTHIRSGLKAIQLAVGQHDGQLSLETRQAAAKAQAQTAQLLSVIEADLVEAERPGIDAERYFAAATEALEALYRVYDAASASLAQPSHAGDASGPSLDGAEARAA is encoded by the coding sequence ATGAATGCGTTTCACGCACTGCTGATCCCCGGTCTAGCCATCGCCAGCGCGGGGCTGGCCCTGGGCGTCCTGCGCGCGCGTCGCGCCGAATCACCGGCCCGGCGCAGCCGGCGGGGCATCGCATTGAACATGACCCTACGCAGCCTGCTGCACGATCTGCAGATGCATCGCGGCATGGCGAGCATCCTGCTCAACGGCGACAACGCCTTCGGCGCCCGCCTGCAGGCCAAACAGGCCGACATCCAGCGCGCGCTCACCACCCTGGCCGACGGCAAGTCGTGCTCCGATCTGCTGGCGCCCGTGCGCATCGAAGCCCTGACAACCAGCTGGTCCACCCTGCGCGGGCGCGTGCTCAAGCTGTCGCCCGCGCAGAGCTTCGCCGCGCACAGCACGCTGATCCAGGAGGTCCTGCATCTGATCTCGGACGTCGCCGAACGCAGCCAGCTCGATGCCGGCTCGCCGGTATCGGCCTCGCTGAGCGATATGCTCTGGCGTCGCCTGCCGGAGGCGGCCGAGGGTATCGGCAAGGCACGCGCCATCGGCTCGGGCATCGCCGCCGCCGGACAGGCGAACGGCGTCGAACGCATACGGCTGCGCTTCCTGGTGACGCATATCCGCAGCGGGCTCAAGGCGATACAACTAGCCGTCGGCCAGCACGATGGACAGCTCAGTCTCGAGACCCGGCAGGCCGCGGCCAAGGCCCAGGCCCAGACCGCCCAGTTGCTGTCGGTGATCGAAGCCGATCTGGTCGAGGCCGAGCGCCCCGGCATCGACGCCGAGCGTTATTTCGCGGCCGCGACGGAAGCGCTGGAAGCGCTCTACCGGGTCTACGATGCGGCATCGGCATCCTTGGCGCAGCCTTCGCACGCGGGCGACGCCTCCGGCCCCTCGCTCGACGGCGCCGAGGCGCGCGCGGCGTAA